A stretch of Myxococcus hansupus DNA encodes these proteins:
- the asnS gene encoding asparagine--tRNA ligase yields the protein MQVVSVKKALAGGVEEGTKVEVRGWVRTRRDSKAGISFVNVSDGSTFDPIQVVAPNALPNYEKEILHLTAGCSVICRGTLVKSQGKGQAFEVQADEVQVLGFVDDPDTYPIQPKQHTLEFLRDVAHLRVRTNTFSAVTRVRHRAAMAVHRFFDEEGFFWVNTPIITASDAEGAGQMFRVSTLDAVNPPRTPEGKIDWHKDFFGKEAYLTVSGQLNVEAYALAMSKVYTFGPTFRAENSNTTRHLAEFWMIEPEIAFADLNEDANLAERFLKYVFKAVLDDCAPDLKFFEERVQKGVTERMEKFINSSFERIDYTDAIEILKKAKKKFEYAPEWGKDLQTEHERYLTEEHVGRPVVVMNYPEAIKSFYMRINDDGRTVAAMDVLAPGIGEIIGGSQREERLDVLDQRIQKFGLKPESYQWYRDLRRYGSVPHAGFGLGFERLIVYICGLQNIRDAIPYPRVPGSAAF from the coding sequence ATGCAGGTCGTCAGTGTGAAGAAGGCCCTCGCGGGAGGGGTGGAGGAGGGGACGAAGGTGGAGGTCCGCGGTTGGGTGCGCACGCGCCGCGACTCCAAGGCGGGCATCAGCTTCGTCAACGTCAGCGACGGGTCGACCTTCGACCCCATCCAGGTGGTGGCCCCCAACGCGCTGCCCAACTACGAGAAGGAAATCCTGCACCTCACCGCGGGCTGCTCGGTCATCTGCCGGGGCACGCTGGTGAAGTCCCAGGGCAAGGGGCAGGCCTTCGAGGTCCAGGCGGACGAGGTCCAGGTGCTGGGCTTCGTGGACGACCCGGACACGTACCCCATCCAGCCCAAGCAGCACACGCTCGAGTTCCTCCGCGACGTGGCGCACCTGCGCGTGCGCACCAACACGTTCAGCGCGGTGACGCGCGTGCGCCACCGCGCGGCCATGGCGGTGCACCGCTTCTTCGACGAGGAGGGCTTCTTCTGGGTGAACACGCCCATCATCACCGCGAGCGACGCGGAGGGCGCCGGGCAGATGTTCCGCGTCTCCACGCTGGACGCGGTGAACCCGCCCCGCACGCCGGAAGGCAAGATTGACTGGCACAAGGACTTCTTCGGCAAGGAGGCCTACCTGACGGTCTCCGGCCAGCTCAACGTGGAGGCCTACGCCCTGGCGATGTCCAAGGTGTACACGTTCGGCCCCACCTTCCGAGCGGAGAACTCGAACACCACGCGGCATCTGGCCGAGTTCTGGATGATCGAGCCGGAGATTGCCTTCGCGGACCTCAACGAGGACGCGAACCTGGCCGAGCGCTTCCTCAAGTATGTCTTCAAGGCGGTGCTGGACGACTGCGCGCCGGACCTGAAGTTCTTCGAGGAGCGCGTGCAGAAGGGCGTCACCGAGCGCATGGAGAAGTTCATCAACTCCAGCTTCGAGCGCATCGACTACACGGACGCGATTGAAATCCTGAAGAAGGCCAAGAAGAAGTTCGAGTACGCGCCGGAGTGGGGCAAGGACCTCCAGACGGAGCACGAGCGCTACCTCACCGAGGAGCACGTGGGCCGGCCCGTGGTGGTGATGAACTACCCGGAGGCCATCAAGTCCTTCTACATGCGCATCAACGACGACGGCAGGACGGTCGCCGCCATGGACGTGCTCGCCCCGGGCATCGGCGAAATCATCGGCGGCAGCCAGCGCGAGGAGCGCCTGGACGTGCTGGACCAGCGCATCCAGAAGTTCGGCCTCAAGCCGGAGTCGTACCAGTGGTACCGGGACCTGCGCCGCTACGGCTCCGTGCCGCACGCCGGCTTCGGGCTCGGCTTCGAGCGGCTCATCGTCTACATCTGCGGTCTGCAGAACATCCGTGACGCGATTCCGTACCCGCGCGTCCCGGGCTCGGCGGCGTTCTAG
- a CDS encoding CotH kinase family protein, with product MFLAGVAGLVVACAGGSSGPSALGPDNEPPDTGGSPDAGPPPGGADDGGPPDGGPAPGTPDGGPPPEPNAVCAPTAGEARWVLEGEPVSATVTCGTGHTAAGLRFVVDNLPPGAQFDAATGALSWTPGKDQAAVWNLTLREETTGETGTLKVGVADNESAPGNVPITDSAAYTEEYGLPVFHLSFEGSLTAGGYRPVQLVYRGKRFDLEAKYRGATSSVFPKRSMTLKFADEDLFSEPVFGNGFEDRKRVVLITTFNDNAYLRSRLAFDVWSKMSPAHFHIRTYSAVLYMNNKYVGLFTVSDHVSKRTMGANGIDKDSDLFKADDNRANFSRLRKDGTPKETLHEGFEKAEGTPEEGRPGAFAPLEALTAFVADSDTAAFREGFPQRMNVQDYQDWWIFNTLILGVDSAAKNAFHAYDPATGGPWRYIPWDMDATFGQSYDTTRTSPTARPTFREDNLLFEKMLADPTLAGPMRERYRALLRDTLKVEEVLALIDGYVQETAPSARRDWAKWGQRHRDFGNPDDPWGGHGNFPNWHTRQDFNAYEEEVEYVRQWIRTRWGALETQLP from the coding sequence ATGTTCCTGGCGGGAGTCGCCGGGCTGGTGGTGGCGTGCGCGGGCGGCTCCAGCGGCCCGTCCGCCCTGGGCCCGGACAACGAGCCTCCCGACACCGGAGGGAGCCCCGACGCGGGCCCACCGCCTGGCGGCGCGGACGACGGCGGCCCCCCCGACGGGGGGCCCGCTCCCGGAACGCCAGACGGCGGACCGCCGCCCGAGCCCAACGCCGTGTGCGCTCCCACCGCGGGCGAGGCGCGCTGGGTGCTCGAAGGTGAGCCTGTCTCCGCCACCGTGACGTGCGGCACCGGCCACACGGCCGCGGGGCTCCGCTTCGTGGTGGACAACCTGCCCCCTGGCGCCCAGTTCGACGCGGCCACCGGCGCCCTGAGCTGGACGCCCGGCAAGGACCAGGCCGCCGTGTGGAACCTCACGCTGCGCGAGGAGACCACCGGCGAGACGGGCACGCTCAAGGTGGGCGTGGCGGACAACGAGTCCGCCCCGGGCAACGTCCCCATCACCGATTCGGCCGCGTACACGGAGGAGTACGGCCTGCCCGTGTTCCACCTCTCCTTCGAGGGCAGCCTCACGGCCGGCGGCTACCGGCCCGTGCAGCTCGTCTACCGGGGCAAGCGCTTCGACCTGGAGGCGAAGTACCGGGGCGCCACGTCCAGCGTGTTCCCCAAGCGCAGCATGACGCTGAAGTTCGCGGACGAGGACCTGTTCTCCGAGCCCGTCTTCGGCAACGGCTTCGAGGACCGCAAGCGCGTGGTGCTCATCACCACGTTCAACGACAACGCGTACCTGCGCTCGCGGCTCGCCTTCGACGTGTGGAGCAAGATGAGCCCAGCTCACTTTCACATCCGCACGTACAGCGCCGTGCTCTACATGAACAACAAGTACGTGGGCCTCTTCACGGTGTCGGACCACGTCAGCAAGCGCACCATGGGCGCCAACGGCATCGACAAGGACAGCGACCTCTTCAAGGCCGATGACAACCGAGCCAACTTCTCCCGACTCCGCAAGGACGGCACGCCCAAGGAGACCCTCCACGAGGGCTTCGAGAAGGCCGAGGGCACTCCCGAGGAGGGCCGGCCCGGCGCGTTCGCGCCCCTCGAGGCGCTCACCGCGTTCGTCGCGGACTCGGACACAGCGGCCTTCCGCGAGGGCTTCCCGCAGCGGATGAACGTCCAGGACTACCAGGACTGGTGGATCTTCAACACGCTCATCCTGGGCGTGGACTCGGCGGCGAAGAACGCCTTCCACGCGTACGACCCGGCCACCGGCGGCCCCTGGCGCTACATCCCCTGGGACATGGACGCGACCTTCGGCCAGTCCTACGACACGACGCGCACCTCGCCCACGGCGCGGCCCACCTTCCGGGAGGACAACCTGCTCTTCGAGAAGATGCTGGCGGACCCCACCCTCGCCGGGCCCATGCGCGAGCGCTACCGGGCGCTGCTGCGTGACACGCTGAAGGTGGAGGAGGTGCTGGCCCTCATCGACGGCTACGTCCAGGAGACGGCGCCCTCCGCGCGACGCGACTGGGCGAAGTGGGGCCAGCGGCACCGCGACTTCGGAAACCCGGACGACCCGTGGGGCGGCCACGGCAACTTCCCCAACTGGCACACGCGCCAGGACTTCAACGCCTACGAGGAGGAAGTCGAATACGTGCGCCAGTGGATTCGCACCCGCTGGGGCGCGCTGGAGACGCAGCTCCCGTGA